From one Brachypodium distachyon strain Bd21 chromosome 4, Brachypodium_distachyon_v3.0, whole genome shotgun sequence genomic stretch:
- the LOC100840259 gene encoding ER membrane protein complex subunit 10 encodes MAAPRRSLLLLLPLFLLLSLSLSTAFQSDELLLHDDDEFEGVRASSTPSQPLSPPLVASTRRRSADATQASGASESNTVQFTLEHDLGSGVGFVPAGSFSARLKSSAHGSQTLTKLRFTRNELMEDEKDAFKQLLNEDGFYTVRLPSNVLDPTRKDYVYSSIKARCIPRDSLDEHIVIHMDGVNILAVNYGSVGGCQYPRPMKVPSKWTFNSYTVLKTAEQAPRTPSFVEQLIEADSGLGEVMKPPEKTFWAKYWMYIIPLGLIVMNAVTAAANIPEEQAGGQGQPAAQRAPIAAPRRR; translated from the exons ATGgcagcgccgcgccgctctctcctcctgctcctccccctcttcctcctcctctccctctccctctccaccgCCTTCCAGTCCGACGAGCTGCTCctccacgacgacgacgagttCGAGGGCGTCCGGGCATCCTCCACCCCGTCCCagccgctctcgccgccgctggtcgCCTCCACCCGCCGCCGATCCGCCGACGCGACCCAGGCGTCGGGAGCCTCCGAGTCTAACACTGTCCAGTTCACCCTCGAGCACGACCTCGGATCCGGCGTAGGGTTCGTCCCCGCGGGGTCCTTCTCCGCGCGCCTCAAGTCCTCCGCCCACGGCTCTCAG ACTCTTACTAAGCTTCGCTTTACGAGGAATGAGTTGATGGAGGATGAAAAAGATGCATTCAAG CAATTATTAAACGAAGATGGTTTTTATACCGTTAGGCTACCGTCTAATGTGCTCGATCCTACAAGAAAAGATTATGTTTATTCCTCTATCAAAGCT AGATGTATTCCACGTGACAGCTTGGATGAACATATTGTTATCCACATG GACGGTGTAAATATTTTGGCTGTCAATTATGGTTCTGTTGGTGGATGCCAATATCCCCGCCCAATGAAAGTC CCATCAAAATGGACATTCAATTCCTACACTGTTCTGAAGACTGCTGAACAAGCACCAAG AACTCCATCATTTGTAGAACAATTAATAGAAGCCGACAGTGGACTTGGTGAAGTGATGAAACCACCCGAGAAAACTTTCTGGGCTAAATAT TGGATGTACATAATTCCTCTTGGTCTCATTGTCATGAATGCTGTCACGGCAGCAGCAAACATACCGGAGGAGCAAGCTGGAGGGCAGGGTCAACCTGCAGCACAAAGGGCACCAATTGCTGCTCCAAGGAGAAGATGA
- the LOC100839951 gene encoding E3 ubiquitin-protein ligase CIP8, whose product MGDDWIAARYLLSSILGRNPLVLDHVDEESFPVDASNPRAGGGGGRGGPVAVPAVRAPESVAGTVCAVCTEEIAAGDAAARLPCAHWYHAGCIAPWLGIRGTCPSCRAEVPPSLAGGEEEGGGGGVGEKPRAGGAAGVSGLRRERGASPHEQEYLPGADGGVVSG is encoded by the coding sequence ATGGGGGACGACTGGATCGCGGCGAGGtacctcctctcctccatccTCGGGCGGAACCCCCTCGTCCTCGACCACGTCGACGAGGAGTCCTTCCCCGTCGACGCCAGCAACCCccgcgcaggcggcggcggcggccgtggtggGCCGGTGGCGGTGCCGGCGGTGCGAGCGCCGGAGAGCGTGGCCGGCACGGTGTGCGCGGTGTGCACGGAGGAGATCGCGGCGGGGGACGCGGCGGCTCGGCTGCCGTGCGCGCACTGGTACCACGCCGGCTGCATCGCGCCGTGGCTCGGGATCCGCGGCACCTGCCCCTCCTGCCGCGCCGAGGTTCCGCCGTCGCTCGCCGGTGGCGAAGAGgagggcgggggcggcggcgtgggcgagAAGCCCCGTGCCGGAGGAGCTGCTGGCGTTTCTGGCTTGCGGCGggagcggggcgcgtcgccgcaCGAGCAGGAGTATCtccccggcgccgacggcggagTCGTGTCCGGCTGA
- the LOC100845421 gene encoding uncharacterized protein LOC100845421: MESRRLEQLVLLLCCVAAITCRGCLHAEAQAQTTLHRPHRRSLLHNGAVGRILFETGNRSDSDLSRRTMRIDPLDGLRKYDGGYNITNKHYWSSTIFTGRSGYIIAALWLIGGIIFVGFLVALKIFFTKKNKRDGVVDYFLDRCHLLSVISIILLAVFVIVSSAIALHGAVRFHSRAESIKDIIGRTALEATVTIYNITGAIERMENISNLYNNSSQAFDHLNSTVVALKSEAVEIQAKAEKNMRLVSQGIKTLEVVTILTVTLNLVVVVMLLVGRPVRLQKLCYLCIALCWALTALFWMYFGLYYFLDKFAGDTCAALEEYQQNPQNSTLGAIIPCSEKLSGGVILHDVGAGIHDIIDQVNSNIYSIKSEYGVKKLEYICNPFTGPPKYRYRPENCGSGEATIGDIPQILKRLTCSDLGGGAGCEPAELSSAIDLDKVQTYTGSIQNVLDIFPGTERLVTCELVKAGFAGIVGAQCGPLRRGARETWAGLAALAAAMALLLVLALASAACGGGGGERRSVRHHTSSASSSNSEEADLDEMRARKVRDGGIGIVGP, translated from the exons ATGGAATCGAGGAGATTGGAGCAGTTAGTGCTTCTGCTTTGCTGCGTCGCGGCCATCACATGCAGGGGCTGTCTGCATGCAGAAGCTCAggcccaaaccactctgcacCGCCCCCACCGAAGAAGCTTACTCCACAATGGAGCAG TGGGCAGAATTTTGTTTGAGACTGGAAACAGATCGGATAGTGATCTTTCGAGGAGAACGATGCGGATCGATCCTCTTGACGGTTTAAGGAAGTACGATGGAGGATACAATATCACAAACAAGCATTACTGGAGT TCGACCATATTTACAGGTAGATCTGGATACATCATTGCAGCATTATGGCTCATTGGTGGTATTATATTTGTTGGTTTCCTTGTGGCCTTGAAGATCTTCTTCaccaaaaagaacaaaagagaTGGTGTCGTGGACTATTTTCTTGACAGATGCCACCTTTTGTCTGTAATATCCATCATTCTTCTTGCAGTTTTTGTCAT AGTTTCATCGGCCATCGCACTCCATGGCGCCGTAAGATTTCATTCGAGAGCTGAATCCATCAAAGATATCATAGGGAGAACTGCACTGGAGGCGACTGTGACGATCTACAACATTACCGGAGCCATTGAGAGGATGGAGAACATATCGAACCTGTACAACAATAGCAGCCAAGCTTTTGATCATCTGAACTCCACAGTGGTGGCACTCAAGTCTGAAGCCGTGGAGATTCAGGCAAAGGCGGAGAAGAACATGCGCTTGGTCAGCCAGGGCATCAAGACATT AGAAGTTGTCACCATTTTAACAGTGACACTGAACCTTGTTGTGGTTGTAATGTTGCTAG TGGGAAGACCTGTGAGGCTACAGAAATTGTGCTACCT GTGCATAGCCTTGTGCTGGGCACTGACAGCCCTCTTCTGGATGTACTTCGGCCTGTATTACTTCCTCGACAAGTTTGCTGGCGACACGTGCGCCGCCCTGGAGGAGTACCAGCAGAACCCGCAGAACAGCACGCTGGGCGCCATCATCCCCTGCAGCGAGAAGCTGTCCGGCGGCGTGATCCTGCACGACGTCGGCGCCGGCATCCATGACATCATAGACCAG GTGAACTCGAACATATACTCGATCAAGTCGGAGTACGGCGTGAAGAAGCTCGAGTACATCTGCAACCCGTTCACGGGGCCGCCCAAGTACCGGTACCGGCCGGAGAACTGCGGCTCCGGGGAGGCCACCATCGGCGACATCCCGCAGATCCTGAAGCGGCTGACGTGCTCGGacctgggcggcggcgccggctgcgAGCCGGCGGAGCTGTCATCGGCGATCGACCTCGACAAGGTGCAGACCTACACGGGGTCCATCCAGAACGTGCTGGACATCTTCCCGGGCACGGAGCGGCTCGTCACCTGCGAGCTCGTCAAGGCCGGCTTCGCGGGCATCGTGGGGGCCCAGTGCGGCCCGCTAAGGCGCGGAGCGAGGGAGACGTGGGCTGGGCTCGCCGCGCTGGCAGCCGCcatggcgctgctcctcgtgctcgcgcTCGCCtcggcggcgtgcggcggcggcggcggagagcggcGCTCCGTGAGGCACCACACCTCGTCGGCTTCGTCCTCTAACTCGGAGGAGGCTGATTTGGACGAGATGCGCGCCAGGAAAGTGAGAGATGGTGGGATTGGGATCGTCGGGCCGTGA